The following are from one region of the Noviherbaspirillum sedimenti genome:
- a CDS encoding sulfite exporter TauE/SafE family protein — translation MTLTLILGIFIGAVLGLTGAGGAILSVPALVFSLGWSMQQAAPVALVAVAIGAGIGTIEGLRQGLVRYKAALLMAAAGTLLTPLGIRLAQVLPQTWLLVLFAMVMLLSAARQLQMKSMESDDAIAPRKAGWINPETGRFHWNWPTASLLGSIGALTGFLAGLLGVGGAFVMVPLLQRFTNISMHGVVATALMVTALISAGGVVSALRHGAVLPFEITAAFAGAIALGMVGGRLLSRHVAGPQVRIGFAAILVVVATSMLIKALD, via the coding sequence ATGACCCTCACGTTGATCCTGGGCATATTCATCGGCGCCGTGCTCGGCCTGACTGGCGCCGGCGGCGCCATCCTGTCGGTGCCGGCGCTGGTCTTCAGTCTCGGCTGGAGCATGCAGCAGGCCGCGCCGGTGGCGCTGGTTGCGGTCGCGATCGGTGCCGGCATCGGCACCATCGAAGGCTTGCGCCAAGGCCTGGTGCGCTACAAGGCGGCGCTGCTGATGGCCGCAGCCGGCACGCTGTTGACGCCTTTGGGCATCCGTCTGGCGCAAGTACTGCCGCAGACATGGCTGCTCGTCCTGTTTGCCATGGTCATGCTGCTCTCCGCCGCACGGCAACTGCAAATGAAGAGCATGGAATCGGATGATGCGATTGCGCCGCGCAAAGCTGGCTGGATCAACCCCGAAACCGGCCGCTTCCACTGGAACTGGCCCACCGCCTCGCTGCTGGGATCGATCGGGGCACTCACCGGCTTTCTGGCCGGGCTGCTCGGCGTCGGCGGTGCTTTTGTGATGGTGCCGCTGCTGCAGCGTTTCACGAACATCTCCATGCATGGCGTAGTTGCCACGGCGCTGATGGTCACCGCGCTGATCAGCGCTGGCGGCGTCGTTAGCGCCCTTCGCCACGGCGCAGTGCTGCCATTCGAGATTACCGCCGCCTTTGCCGGCGCCATTGCGCTTGGCATGGTCGGCGGACGCCTGCTTTCCCGGCATGTCGCGGGACCTCAGGTACGGATCGGCTTTGCCGCCATCCTGGTCGTGGTTGCAACCAGCATGCTGATCAAAGCCCTGGACTGA
- a CDS encoding VIT1/CCC1 transporter family protein, producing the protein MRKHFERHYAERIGWLRAAVLGANDGIVSTASLVVGVAAANTTREDVLIAGMAGLVAGAMSMAAGEYVSVSSQADTEKADLERERLELAQDDSSEHLELATIYVKRGLEPSLARQVADQLMAHDALAAHARDELGLSEMHGARPVQAALASAATFSVGAALPLALAWFASTAFMLPAVAGGSLLFLALLGGLAARAGGAKLVIGAARVSFWGALAMAATALVGKIFGAVV; encoded by the coding sequence ATGCGGAAACATTTTGAACGGCACTATGCCGAGCGAATCGGCTGGTTGAGGGCCGCCGTGCTCGGCGCAAACGATGGCATCGTCTCGACGGCAAGCCTGGTGGTGGGGGTGGCCGCTGCGAATACGACGCGAGAAGATGTGCTCATCGCCGGAATGGCGGGCCTGGTAGCAGGTGCCATGTCGATGGCGGCAGGGGAGTATGTGTCAGTGAGTTCGCAGGCGGATACGGAAAAGGCCGATCTGGAACGCGAACGTCTTGAACTGGCACAGGACGATAGCTCCGAGCACCTGGAGCTTGCGACGATCTATGTCAAGCGGGGGCTTGAGCCGTCGCTTGCAAGGCAAGTCGCCGATCAGTTAATGGCGCATGATGCCCTTGCGGCGCACGCACGCGATGAACTCGGCCTCTCTGAAATGCACGGTGCCAGGCCGGTGCAGGCGGCGCTGGCTTCGGCCGCGACTTTTTCCGTGGGCGCGGCCTTGCCGCTTGCGCTGGCCTGGTTCGCATCAACAGCGTTCATGTTGCCTGCCGTGGCCGGCGGCTCGCTCCTTTTTCTGGCGCTTCTGGGCGGGCTGGCGGCTCGGGCAGGCGGCGCCAAGCTTGTCATCGGCGCTGCTCGCGTGAGCTTTTGGGGCGCCTTGGCAATGGCGGCCACAGCGCTCGTCGGGAAAATCTTTGGCGCTGTGGTGTGA
- a CDS encoding sensor histidine kinase, which translates to MSLLAKRLSWLKSGLFWRTFILLALLITVSMATWVWGVRSVERAPRARQIAAQVVSIVTITRAALTHSAPDLRRELLFDLASNEGVRVYPLEDDDVIVPASGGNLAPLVQQQVRAKLGPTTRFARSVNDVDGFWVSFDIGGDDYWLMLDRGRVDRSSGVQWLGWGAVTLLLALLGALFISGYVNLPLARLSAATRAVARGQQPEKLPEKGPREIREANHSFNQMVDDLNRIESDRALILAGISHDLRTPISRMLLEVEMASLDSEARAGMQSDLAQMDAIIGQFLDYARPDDPAGLRATDLSALLHDAAQEGTRLPDVEISAHIEEGITVMGHVIDLRRAVNNLIENARRYARRDEAELVKIALACRREGGQAIIEVADDGPGVPPQEIDRMLRPFTRLDAARGQANGAGLGLAIVARLVKRHHGKLQLSNRSPHGLSVRITLPLAQG; encoded by the coding sequence ATGTCCCTGCTTGCCAAACGTCTATCCTGGCTGAAGAGCGGCCTGTTCTGGCGCACCTTCATCCTGCTCGCGCTGCTGATCACGGTCAGCATGGCCACCTGGGTGTGGGGCGTGCGCTCGGTAGAACGCGCCCCGCGCGCGCGCCAGATCGCCGCACAGGTGGTGTCGATCGTCACCATCACGCGCGCCGCCCTGACCCACTCCGCGCCCGACCTGCGGCGCGAACTGCTGTTCGACCTGGCCAGCAATGAAGGCGTGCGCGTCTATCCGCTCGAAGACGATGACGTCATCGTCCCCGCCAGCGGCGGCAACCTGGCACCGCTGGTGCAGCAACAGGTGCGCGCCAAGCTTGGCCCCACCACGCGCTTCGCCAGGAGCGTCAATGACGTCGACGGCTTCTGGGTCAGTTTCGACATCGGCGGCGACGATTACTGGCTGATGCTCGACCGCGGGCGCGTCGACCGTTCCTCCGGTGTCCAGTGGCTGGGATGGGGCGCAGTAACGCTGTTGCTGGCGCTGCTCGGCGCCCTGTTCATTTCCGGCTACGTCAACCTGCCGCTGGCGCGCCTGAGTGCCGCCACCCGCGCGGTCGCCCGCGGCCAGCAGCCGGAGAAACTGCCGGAAAAGGGCCCGCGTGAAATCCGCGAAGCCAACCACAGCTTCAACCAGATGGTCGATGACCTGAACCGGATCGAATCCGACCGCGCCCTGATCCTCGCCGGCATTTCACACGACTTGCGCACGCCGATCTCGCGCATGCTGCTGGAAGTGGAAATGGCCAGTCTCGACAGCGAAGCGCGCGCCGGCATGCAGTCCGACCTGGCGCAGATGGACGCCATCATCGGCCAGTTCCTCGATTACGCCAGGCCGGACGACCCGGCCGGCTTGCGCGCAACTGACCTGTCAGCGCTGCTGCATGATGCCGCGCAGGAAGGCACGCGCCTGCCTGACGTCGAGATCAGCGCGCACATCGAGGAGGGCATCACGGTCATGGGCCATGTCATCGACCTTCGGCGCGCCGTCAACAACCTGATCGAAAATGCCCGCCGCTATGCCCGGCGCGACGAAGCGGAACTAGTAAAAATCGCGCTAGCTTGCCGCCGGGAAGGCGGCCAGGCCATCATCGAGGTCGCCGATGACGGCCCGGGCGTGCCGCCGCAGGAAATCGACCGCATGCTACGCCCGTTCACCAGGCTCGACGCCGCCCGCGGCCAGGCCAACGGCGCCGGCCTCGGCCTGGCGATCGTGGCGCGCCTGGTCAAGCGGCACCACGGCAAACTGCAACTCAGCAATCGCAGCCCGCATGGATTATCCGTGCGCATCACGCTGCCACTGGCACAGGGCTGA
- a CDS encoding host attachment protein: MQTTWILAADSSRVRIFQELDAEHHLQEVQDFANPAGHAKGEELLTGNPERRNMSKGTLGGTHDGQAETSPIEHENIQFSKEIGDYLEQARSEQRFDRLCVIAAPHFLGLLRQNLSKEAQKLVQAEIDKDIAWFDKTDIEKFVQNWQH; the protein is encoded by the coding sequence ATGCAAACGACCTGGATACTGGCGGCCGACAGCAGTCGCGTACGGATTTTTCAAGAACTGGATGCCGAGCATCATTTGCAGGAAGTACAGGATTTTGCCAATCCTGCTGGTCACGCAAAGGGAGAAGAACTGCTGACGGGCAACCCGGAGCGGCGCAATATGTCCAAGGGCACGCTCGGCGGCACGCACGATGGCCAAGCCGAGACTTCGCCGATCGAACATGAAAACATCCAGTTTTCAAAAGAAATCGGCGACTATCTCGAACAGGCCCGCAGCGAGCAGCGCTTCGACCGATTGTGTGTAATTGCCGCGCCCCACTTCCTCGGCCTGCTACGGCAGAATCTCAGCAAGGAAGCGCAAAAGCTGGTCCAGGCGGAAATCGACAAGGATATCGCGTGGTTCGATAAAACCGACATCGAAAAATTCGTGCAGAACTGGCAGCATTAA
- a CDS encoding Rossmann-like and DUF2520 domain-containing protein: protein MQKTLTIIGAGRVGKALGKLWTQHQAFRLQDVLNQSPASARRATAFIGAGQPISDYASLQAADVYLIATPDDQIVASCAALAQTGLLSADAIVFHCSGALPSSALRPAIDQGAATASIHPIRSFAAPERVVQDFAGTWCGMEGDQRALAVLDQAFSAIGAQLVPLQADAKIHYHAAAVFASNYLVTLLDVATQSYGRAGIAPDVALQMMAPLVRETMENVFRMGPEAALTGPIARGDMATANAQWHAVTAANPAHGELYRQFMQLTAELAARRQPPKQ, encoded by the coding sequence TTGCAAAAAACACTCACCATCATCGGCGCCGGACGTGTCGGCAAAGCCCTCGGCAAGTTGTGGACCCAGCACCAGGCATTCCGCTTGCAAGACGTGCTCAACCAGTCGCCGGCAAGCGCCCGGCGCGCCACAGCCTTCATCGGCGCCGGCCAGCCAATCAGCGATTACGCCAGCCTGCAAGCCGCCGATGTCTATCTGATTGCCACCCCCGACGACCAGATCGTGGCCAGTTGCGCGGCGCTGGCGCAGACCGGCCTGCTGTCGGCCGACGCCATCGTGTTCCACTGCAGCGGCGCACTGCCCTCCTCTGCGCTGCGGCCGGCAATCGACCAGGGCGCTGCCACTGCTTCCATCCATCCGATCCGCAGTTTTGCCGCGCCGGAGCGAGTGGTGCAGGATTTCGCCGGCACCTGGTGCGGCATGGAAGGCGACCAGCGCGCATTGGCGGTGCTAGACCAGGCCTTCAGCGCCATCGGTGCGCAACTGGTGCCGCTCCAGGCTGACGCGAAAATCCACTACCATGCCGCCGCCGTCTTTGCCAGCAACTACCTGGTGACCCTGCTGGACGTCGCCACGCAATCGTATGGCCGCGCCGGCATCGCGCCCGATGTCGCCTTGCAGATGATGGCGCCGCTGGTACGTGAAACGATGGAAAATGTTTTCCGGATGGGCCCGGAAGCGGCGCTGACCGGACCGATTGCGCGCGGGGATATGGCCACCGCCAACGCACAGTGGCACGCGGTGACGGCGGCCAACCCGGCGCATGGCGAACTGTACCGGCAATTCATGCAATTGACGGCCGAACTCGCCGCCCGGCGCCAGCCGCCGAAGCAGTAA
- the alaC gene encoding alanine transaminase, with protein MAQSQKPRSFARINRLPPYVFNITAELKMAARRRGEDIIDLSMGNPDGPTPQHIVDKLIDTVKRPDTHGYSASKGIPRLRRAISHWYKERYDVEIDPDSEAIVTIGSKEGLAHLMLATLDRGDTVLVPNPSYPIHIWGAVIAGADIRSVRMSPDVDFFAELERAIRESYPKPKMMVLGFPSNPTAQCVELDFFERVVKLAREHDILVVHDLAYADIVYDGWKAPSIMQVPGARDVAVEFFTMSKSYNMAGWRIGFMVGNRELVAALARIKSYHDYGSFTPVQVAAIAALEGDQGCVEEIRAQYQRRRDVLVKGLHEAGWMVDKPKASMYIWARIPEQYRHLGSLEFSRLLLEKAKVCVSPGIGFGEYGDEYVRMALIENEARIRQAIRGIKAMLKGL; from the coding sequence ATGGCTCAATCCCAGAAGCCGCGCAGCTTTGCGCGCATCAATCGCCTTCCCCCCTACGTTTTCAACATCACGGCCGAGCTCAAGATGGCGGCGCGCCGGCGCGGCGAAGATATCATCGACCTCTCGATGGGCAATCCCGACGGCCCCACGCCGCAACACATCGTCGACAAGCTGATCGATACCGTCAAGCGCCCCGACACGCACGGCTATTCGGCCTCCAAAGGCATTCCGCGCCTGCGCCGGGCGATCTCGCACTGGTACAAGGAGCGCTACGATGTCGAGATCGATCCCGACAGCGAAGCGATCGTCACCATCGGTTCCAAGGAAGGGCTGGCCCACCTGATGCTGGCCACGCTCGATCGCGGCGACACCGTGCTGGTGCCCAACCCGAGTTATCCGATCCATATCTGGGGCGCGGTGATCGCCGGTGCCGATATCCGTTCGGTGCGCATGAGCCCGGACGTGGATTTCTTCGCCGAGCTGGAACGGGCGATCCGCGAAAGCTATCCGAAGCCGAAGATGATGGTGTTGGGCTTTCCGTCCAACCCGACCGCGCAATGCGTCGAGCTCGACTTTTTCGAGCGCGTCGTCAAACTGGCCAGGGAGCACGACATCCTGGTGGTGCACGACCTGGCCTATGCCGATATCGTCTATGACGGCTGGAAGGCGCCGTCGATCATGCAGGTGCCGGGCGCGCGCGACGTCGCCGTGGAATTCTTCACCATGTCCAAGAGCTACAACATGGCGGGCTGGCGCATCGGCTTCATGGTCGGCAACCGCGAACTGGTGGCGGCGCTGGCGCGCATCAAGAGCTACCACGACTATGGCAGTTTCACGCCGGTGCAGGTCGCCGCGATCGCCGCGCTCGAAGGCGACCAGGGCTGTGTGGAAGAAATCCGTGCGCAATACCAGCGCCGCCGCGACGTGCTGGTCAAGGGCTTGCATGAAGCCGGCTGGATGGTCGACAAGCCCAAGGCCTCGATGTACATCTGGGCGCGCATCCCTGAACAGTACCGCCACCTCGGTTCGCTGGAGTTCTCCAGGCTGCTGCTGGAAAAAGCCAAGGTCTGCGTGTCGCCCGGGATCGGCTTCGGCGAATATGGCGACGAATATGTGCGCATGGCGCTGATCGAGAACGAAGCGCGCATCCGCCAGGCGATTCGCGGCATCAAGGCGATGCTGAAGGGGCTTTAA
- a CDS encoding cyanophycinase, giving the protein MTSKLSFIANLAARWLSSLSLARFGVGAVLAATLGVASAEKPYSYFVTPEGGGGPAEEAKIAPPSTSSIVLMGGGLDVDEAFRWMIARAGIKPGTGGRFVVIRATGTDAYDPYIYYSDANLTTSKTIADQWVGGASLGLTSVETLVIPSVAAANDAFVNAVVGKANAVFIAGGDQSDYIRFWKGTRLDGTLQELMRNNVPIGGTSAGLAVLGQFDFAAFKGTVSSAQALSDPYNKYMTLDPNPLSLTAGFLASPSLANTILDSHLDSRDRMGRLIALLARLVAPVSSFGCPGGILAAGTSNVGAARGIGVGVETALLVQGNKGSNAVTARRVTNPSTTTQSAVYFVRPLIPPSVCAPGQPLTMLNVEIKKLADSNTVFNLSDWSGVPGYHVDAYAGALTSSPY; this is encoded by the coding sequence ATGACTTCGAAGCTGTCTTTTATTGCCAATCTGGCGGCCCGCTGGCTTTCGTCCCTAAGCCTGGCGCGTTTCGGGGTGGGAGCTGTGCTGGCGGCAACGCTTGGCGTCGCCAGCGCGGAGAAACCCTACAGCTATTTCGTCACGCCCGAAGGTGGCGGCGGGCCGGCGGAGGAGGCGAAAATTGCGCCGCCATCCACTTCGTCGATCGTGCTGATGGGCGGCGGTCTCGATGTCGACGAGGCATTTCGCTGGATGATTGCCAGGGCCGGCATCAAGCCGGGGACGGGCGGACGCTTTGTCGTGATCCGCGCCACGGGCACCGACGCTTACGATCCATATATTTACTATAGCGATGCGAACCTGACGACATCGAAAACCATCGCGGATCAATGGGTCGGCGGCGCATCGCTCGGACTGACTTCGGTTGAAACCCTGGTGATCCCCAGCGTTGCCGCAGCAAACGATGCCTTTGTCAACGCCGTGGTAGGCAAGGCCAACGCCGTCTTCATTGCGGGCGGGGACCAGAGCGATTACATCAGGTTTTGGAAGGGAACGAGGCTGGATGGGACGCTGCAGGAGTTGATGCGAAACAACGTGCCGATTGGTGGCACCAGCGCCGGGCTGGCCGTCCTCGGGCAGTTCGACTTTGCCGCATTCAAGGGAACGGTCAGCTCGGCCCAGGCATTGTCCGACCCCTACAATAAATACATGACGCTGGATCCCAACCCATTGAGCCTGACGGCGGGATTCCTCGCCTCGCCATCCCTGGCGAACACGATACTGGACTCGCATCTCGACAGCCGGGATCGCATGGGGCGGCTGATCGCACTCCTTGCACGGCTGGTTGCGCCGGTTTCCAGCTTCGGTTGCCCGGGAGGGATACTCGCGGCGGGCACAAGCAATGTTGGCGCCGCGCGCGGCATCGGTGTGGGCGTCGAAACCGCCTTGCTGGTGCAGGGGAACAAAGGCAGCAACGCCGTTACTGCGCGCCGGGTGACGAATCCGTCCACGACGACACAGAGCGCCGTCTATTTCGTCCGGCCGCTCATTCCGCCAAGCGTGTGCGCGCCGGGGCAGCCCTTGACCATGCTGAATGTCGAGATCAAGAAGCTGGCGGACTCCAATACCGTTTTCAACCTGTCGGACTGGTCTGGCGTGCCAGGCTACCACGTCGACGCCTATGCCGGCGCGTTGACCTCTTCCCCGTATTGA
- the arfB gene encoding alternative ribosome rescue aminoacyl-tRNA hydrolase ArfB: protein MSLSHPIAIPENEIEFSQIRAQGPGGQNVNKVSCAVHLRFDIGASSLPEHYKERLRKLNDQRITRDGVVVIKAQQSRSLEKNKADALQRLQELVESVSALPPVRKPTRPTRSSQLKRVEGKLIHGRVKSLRGKIVE from the coding sequence ATGTCGCTCTCCCACCCTATCGCCATCCCGGAAAATGAAATCGAATTCAGCCAGATCCGCGCACAAGGGCCGGGCGGGCAGAACGTCAACAAGGTTTCCTGCGCCGTGCACCTGCGCTTCGACATCGGCGCCTCTTCGCTGCCAGAGCATTACAAGGAACGGCTGCGCAAACTGAATGACCAGCGCATCACCAGGGACGGCGTGGTGGTGATCAAGGCGCAACAGTCGCGCAGCCTGGAAAAAAACAAGGCCGACGCCTTGCAGCGCCTGCAGGAGCTCGTCGAGAGCGTGTCGGCGCTGCCGCCGGTACGCAAGCCGACCAGGCCGACGCGCAGCTCACAGCTAAAGCGCGTGGAAGGAAAACTCATCCACGGCAGGGTGAAATCCCTGCGCGGCAAGATTGTCGAGTAG
- the ompR gene encoding two-component system response regulator OmpR — protein sequence MNTTNTTATANTAAPQTRVLVVDDDLRLRDLLRRYLTEQGFQVVTAENAQAMNKLWLRERYDMLILDLMLPGEDGLSICRRLRGAGDQTPIIMLTAKGEDVDRIIGLEMGADDYLPKPFNPRELVARINAVMRRKGADEAPGAPSEKPQVFEFGDFVLDLGTRTLKKNGESVSLTTGEFSVLKVFARHARQPLSREKLMELARGREYEVFDRSLDVQISRLRKLIEPDPSNPLYIQTVWGLGYVFIPEGQPR from the coding sequence ATGAATACGACAAATACCACTGCCACTGCCAACACCGCCGCCCCCCAAACCCGGGTGCTGGTGGTCGATGACGACCTGCGCCTGCGCGACCTGCTGCGTCGCTATTTGACCGAGCAAGGTTTCCAGGTCGTTACCGCCGAAAACGCCCAGGCCATGAACAAACTGTGGCTGCGCGAGCGCTACGACATGCTGATCCTCGACCTCATGCTGCCGGGCGAAGATGGCCTGTCGATCTGCCGCCGCCTGCGCGGCGCCGGCGACCAGACCCCGATCATCATGCTGACCGCCAAGGGCGAGGACGTGGATCGCATCATCGGCCTGGAAATGGGCGCCGACGACTACCTGCCCAAGCCCTTTAATCCGCGCGAACTGGTGGCGCGCATCAATGCGGTAATGCGCCGCAAGGGCGCCGATGAAGCGCCGGGCGCCCCGTCGGAAAAGCCGCAAGTGTTCGAATTCGGCGATTTCGTACTGGACCTGGGCACCCGCACCCTGAAAAAAAATGGCGAGTCGGTATCGCTGACGACTGGCGAGTTTTCCGTGCTGAAGGTATTCGCCCGCCATGCGCGCCAGCCATTGTCGCGCGAAAAACTGATGGAACTGGCGCGCGGACGCGAATATGAAGTGTTCGACCGCAGCCTGGATGTGCAAATCTCGCGCCTGCGCAAGCTGATCGAGCCGGACCCGTCCAACCCGCTCTACATTCAGACGGTCTGGGGCCTAGGATACGTATTCATTCCGGAAGGCCAGCCGCGCTAG
- a CDS encoding ATP-binding cassette domain-containing protein, giving the protein MIRFQQVSLMRGIKPLFESADVTLNPGDKIGLIGSNGAGKSSLFAMLRGELHADQGEIDYPAKWRVAYVAQETPALDRPAIEYAIDGDTTLRRLEDELAYLESQPESADNGTLIGELYSSLADADAYTVRSRAEQLLLGLGFSMPQMEQPVASFSGGWRMRLNLAQALMCPSDLLLLDEPTNHLDLDAIIWLEDWLKRYAGTLVIISHDRDFLDGVVNVIVHIDERKLKRYSGNYSAFERQRAAQMILAQGMMEKQARQRAHLESFIERFKAKASKAKQAQSRVKALARMEETAPLRAAAEFSFEFREPLSAPNPLLVMEDVNAGYRIESEKDYSVTEKTIVSGINFSLQIGQRIGLLGVNGAGKSTLIKTIAGELAPLTGEAHLGKGLNIGYFAQHQVEMLRHDESPLWHLVKIAPTTREQELRNFLGSFNFPGDMVTAKIAPFSGGEKARLALALIVWQRPNLLLLDEPTNHLDLETREALTEALAQFEGTLMVVSHDRHLLRATTDQFIIVADGQLQPFDGDLDDYKDWLFKTKLASANKDKAKAAALPPASSTAKIASPVATTAPAASSVDKREQKRAEAEDRQRLAALKKPIESKLKKLEEQIAKRTAQKAAVDEKLADPEIYDVAKKKELKVLLTDQAYYAKELEQLEGEWLEQQEALEQASA; this is encoded by the coding sequence ATGATCCGTTTTCAGCAAGTCAGTCTCATGCGCGGCATCAAGCCGCTGTTCGAATCCGCCGACGTTACCCTCAACCCGGGCGACAAGATCGGCCTGATCGGCTCCAACGGCGCCGGCAAATCCAGCCTGTTCGCCATGCTGCGCGGCGAACTGCACGCCGACCAGGGTGAAATCGATTACCCGGCCAAGTGGCGCGTCGCCTACGTCGCCCAGGAAACCCCGGCGCTCGACCGCCCCGCCATCGAGTATGCGATCGACGGCGACACCACCCTGCGCCGCCTCGAGGACGAACTGGCCTACCTGGAAAGCCAGCCGGAAAGTGCCGACAACGGCACCCTGATCGGCGAGCTGTACAGTTCGCTGGCCGATGCCGACGCCTACACGGTGCGCTCGCGCGCCGAGCAGCTGCTGCTGGGCCTGGGCTTTTCGATGCCACAGATGGAGCAACCCGTCGCCAGTTTTTCCGGCGGCTGGCGCATGCGCCTCAATCTTGCGCAGGCGCTGATGTGCCCGTCCGACCTGCTGCTGCTGGACGAGCCGACCAACCATCTGGATCTCGACGCCATCATCTGGCTGGAAGACTGGTTGAAGCGCTATGCCGGCACCCTCGTCATCATCTCCCATGATCGTGATTTTCTCGATGGTGTGGTGAATGTCATCGTGCATATCGACGAGCGCAAGTTGAAGCGCTACTCTGGCAATTACTCCGCCTTCGAGCGCCAGCGCGCAGCGCAAATGATCCTGGCGCAAGGCATGATGGAAAAGCAGGCACGCCAGCGTGCCCACCTTGAATCATTCATCGAACGCTTCAAGGCCAAGGCCAGCAAGGCCAAGCAGGCGCAAAGCCGCGTCAAGGCACTGGCCCGCATGGAAGAAACCGCGCCGCTGCGCGCCGCCGCCGAATTCTCATTCGAATTCCGCGAGCCGCTCTCCGCGCCGAACCCGCTCCTGGTGATGGAAGATGTCAACGCCGGCTACCGCATCGAAAGCGAGAAAGACTACAGCGTCACCGAAAAGACCATCGTCTCCGGCATCAATTTCTCGCTGCAGATCGGCCAGCGCATCGGTCTCCTGGGCGTCAACGGCGCCGGCAAATCGACGCTGATCAAGACCATTGCCGGCGAGCTGGCGCCACTGACCGGTGAAGCGCATCTCGGCAAGGGCTTGAACATCGGCTACTTCGCGCAACACCAGGTCGAAATGCTGCGCCATGACGAATCGCCGCTGTGGCATCTGGTCAAGATCGCGCCGACCACGCGCGAACAGGAATTACGTAATTTTCTCGGCAGCTTCAACTTCCCGGGCGACATGGTGACGGCCAAGATCGCGCCCTTTTCCGGCGGTGAAAAGGCCCGCCTGGCGCTGGCGCTGATCGTCTGGCAACGGCCCAACCTGCTGCTGCTGGATGAACCGACCAACCATCTGGACCTGGAAACGCGCGAAGCCCTGACTGAAGCGCTGGCGCAATTCGAGGGTACCCTGATGGTGGTGTCGCATGATCGCCATCTGCTGCGCGCCACCACCGACCAGTTCATCATTGTCGCCGACGGCCAGCTGCAGCCCTTCGATGGCGACCTCGACGATTACAAGGACTGGCTGTTCAAGACCAAGCTTGCCAGCGCCAACAAGGACAAGGCAAAAGCGGCAGCACTACCGCCCGCCAGCAGCACGGCAAAGATTGCCTCGCCGGTAGCAACTACGGCACCGGCGGCGTCCAGCGTCGACAAGCGCGAACAGAAGCGTGCCGAAGCGGAAGACCGCCAGCGTCTCGCCGCCCTGAAAAAGCCGATCGAGTCCAAGCTGAAAAAGCTGGAAGAGCAGATCGCCAAGCGTACCGCGCAAAAGGCGGCTGTCGATGAAAAACTGGCGGATCCGGAAATCTACGACGTCGCCAAGAAAAAGGAGTTGAAAGTCCTGCTAACCGACCAGGCGTATTACGCCAAGGAACTGGAACAGCTCGAAGGGGAGTGGCTGGAACAGCAGGAAGCGCTCGAGCAGGCATCCGCGTAA
- a CDS encoding encapsulin-associated ferritin-like protein: MASEGFHEATDKLSAETMDMHRAIVSLMEELEAVDWYNQRVDACTDTELRHILEHNRDEEKEHASMVLEWIRRHDASFDHELRDTLFKEGKIGGQHEDEA; the protein is encoded by the coding sequence ATGGCCAGTGAAGGATTCCACGAAGCGACCGATAAACTCTCTGCTGAGACGATGGACATGCACCGCGCCATTGTCTCCCTGATGGAAGAGCTGGAGGCAGTCGACTGGTATAACCAGCGGGTCGATGCCTGTACCGATACGGAATTGCGGCACATCCTCGAACATAACCGCGATGAAGAAAAGGAACATGCGTCGATGGTGCTGGAATGGATACGCCGCCATGATGCGAGTTTCGACCATGAGTTGCGCGATACCCTGTTCAAAGAGGGAAAGATCGGCGGCCAGCACGAGGATGAAGCGTAG